One Kribbella sp. NBC_00662 genomic region harbors:
- a CDS encoding DUF3052 domain-containing protein, producing MTTLGYSGKPLAAKLGIKPEHLVLLDNAPDGFTIEGLPAGTTVARRAGRSPYDVVLMFCPDRARLAKRLPVLLEKTVTAGMIWAAWPKRSSGVATDLDENGIRDLALPLGVVDVKVCAIDATWSGLKLVRRLTSR from the coding sequence ATGACCACCCTCGGTTACTCGGGTAAGCCGCTGGCCGCGAAACTCGGCATCAAGCCCGAGCACCTGGTCCTGCTCGACAACGCGCCGGACGGCTTCACGATCGAGGGACTGCCGGCCGGTACGACGGTCGCGCGCCGGGCCGGCCGGTCGCCGTACGACGTCGTGCTGATGTTCTGCCCGGACCGGGCGCGCCTGGCGAAACGGCTGCCCGTGCTGCTGGAGAAGACGGTGACGGCCGGGATGATCTGGGCCGCCTGGCCGAAGCGGTCGTCCGGGGTCGCGACCGACCTCGACGAGAACGGCATCCGCGACCTCGCCCTCCCGCTGGGTGTCGTCGACGTGAAGGTCTGCGCGATCGACGCGACCTGGTCGGGGCTCAAGCTGGTCCGGCGGCTGACCAGCCGATGA
- a CDS encoding FadR/GntR family transcriptional regulator, producing MALTDEAIVKIKGMITSGELGPGDRLPKEADLAARLGLSRNSLREAVKALTLVNVLDVRHGDGTYVSSLDSAHLLDALNFMVDLHRDDSVLQFFEVRRLLEPGVAALAATRISQEQVIELRLLTSDLTPDAGVEDLVANDLRFHRAIAEATGNQVVCSLLDGISGATQRARIWRGVTQAGAVQRTLAEHAAILDAIEIGDAEAARAWMTAHIAGVETWLRKAP from the coding sequence ATGGCGTTGACGGATGAGGCGATCGTCAAGATCAAAGGGATGATCACCTCGGGGGAACTGGGTCCGGGGGATCGACTGCCGAAAGAGGCAGATCTGGCCGCACGGCTGGGCCTGTCGCGGAACTCGCTGCGCGAGGCGGTCAAGGCGCTCACGCTTGTCAACGTGCTGGACGTCCGGCACGGCGACGGCACGTATGTCAGCAGTCTCGACTCCGCGCATCTGCTCGACGCGCTCAACTTCATGGTCGACCTGCACCGGGACGACTCGGTCCTGCAGTTCTTCGAGGTACGGCGCCTGCTCGAGCCCGGTGTCGCCGCGCTGGCGGCCACCCGGATCAGCCAGGAGCAGGTGATCGAGCTGCGGCTGCTGACCAGTGATCTCACGCCCGATGCCGGCGTCGAGGACCTGGTCGCGAACGACCTGCGGTTCCATCGCGCGATCGCCGAGGCGACCGGGAACCAGGTCGTCTGCTCACTGCTCGACGGCATCTCCGGCGCGACCCAGCGGGCCCGGATCTGGCGCGGTGTCACCCAGGCCGGCGCGGTCCAACGGACCCTGGCGGAGCATGCCGCGATCCTGGACGCGATCGAGATCGGTGACGCCGAGGCGGCCCGCGCCTGGATGACCGCCCACATCGCCGGCGTCGAGACCTGGCTGCGCAAGGCCCCGTAG
- a CDS encoding ABC-F family ATP-binding cassette domain-containing protein — MSFSLSCTDLFFAWPDGEVLFDGLTFVAGPVRSGLVGRNGAGKSTLLRLIAGRLTPQRGAIRVSGELGYLPQDLTLDTSLRVDQALGIEDVRKAITAIESGDASEENFAIVGDEWDVDERAEALLGKLGLGAIGLDRSVGELSGGETILLGLAAELLRRPDVLLLDEPTNNLDLRARRHLYDAVDQFRGALVIVSHDRELLDRVDQIGDLRKGEVTWYGGNLTAYEEAVAIEQEAAERMLRAAEADVRKQKRDLIEARMKMDQRQARGQRAFEKGGIPKIMAGNLKRGAQVSAGKHLGMQSERLDSAQEALADAEEKVHDDDTIRVDLPKTAVPAGRVVLRLEDHVLRTGAHVDLEIRGPERIALTGPNGAGKTTLLQSVVSGELPVVPFRYLPQRLDLLRDDLSIVDNLALLAPGTENQERRSRLARFLFRGRAADQLVRTLSGGERFRATLAALLLAEPPPQLLMLDEPTNNLDLASVAQLKDALASYSGALIIASHDLPFLRDIGITRWVELTPESLTDIDPL; from the coding sequence ATGAGTTTTTCCCTGTCCTGTACCGACCTCTTTTTCGCCTGGCCTGATGGCGAGGTGCTGTTCGACGGCCTGACCTTCGTCGCCGGTCCGGTCCGTTCCGGCCTGGTCGGCCGCAACGGCGCCGGCAAGTCGACGCTGCTCCGGCTGATCGCCGGCCGGCTCACCCCGCAGCGCGGGGCGATCCGGGTCAGCGGCGAGCTCGGCTACCTGCCGCAGGACCTGACCCTCGACACGTCGCTGCGCGTCGACCAGGCGCTCGGCATCGAGGACGTCCGGAAGGCGATCACCGCGATCGAGTCCGGTGACGCCTCGGAGGAGAACTTCGCGATCGTCGGCGACGAGTGGGACGTCGACGAACGCGCCGAGGCACTCCTCGGCAAGCTCGGTCTCGGCGCGATCGGCCTCGACCGCAGCGTGGGCGAGCTGTCCGGCGGCGAGACGATCCTGCTCGGTCTCGCGGCCGAGCTGCTCCGGCGTCCCGACGTACTGCTGCTCGACGAGCCGACCAACAACCTCGACCTGCGGGCGCGGCGGCATCTGTACGACGCCGTCGACCAGTTCCGCGGTGCGTTGGTGATCGTCAGCCACGACCGGGAGCTGCTCGACCGGGTCGATCAGATCGGCGACCTGCGCAAGGGCGAGGTCACCTGGTACGGCGGCAACCTGACGGCGTACGAGGAGGCTGTCGCGATCGAGCAGGAGGCGGCCGAGCGGATGCTGCGGGCGGCCGAGGCCGATGTCCGGAAGCAGAAGCGCGATCTGATCGAGGCGCGGATGAAGATGGACCAGCGCCAGGCCCGCGGTCAGCGCGCGTTCGAGAAGGGCGGCATCCCGAAGATCATGGCCGGCAACCTGAAGCGTGGCGCGCAGGTGTCGGCCGGCAAGCACCTCGGGATGCAGTCGGAGCGGCTCGATTCGGCGCAGGAGGCGTTGGCCGACGCGGAGGAGAAGGTCCACGACGACGACACGATCCGCGTCGACCTGCCGAAGACCGCCGTACCGGCCGGTCGCGTCGTACTGCGGCTGGAGGACCACGTACTGCGGACCGGTGCGCACGTCGACCTGGAGATCCGCGGGCCGGAGCGGATCGCGCTCACCGGGCCGAACGGCGCCGGGAAGACGACGCTGTTGCAGTCGGTCGTATCGGGTGAGCTGCCGGTGGTGCCGTTCCGGTACCTGCCCCAGCGGCTCGACCTGTTGCGTGACGACCTGTCGATCGTCGACAACCTGGCATTACTTGCTCCCGGCACCGAAAACCAGGAGCGGCGGTCGCGGCTGGCCCGGTTCCTGTTCCGGGGCCGGGCGGCGGACCAGCTGGTCAGGACGCTGTCGGGCGGCGAACGCTTCCGCGCGACGCTCGCGGCGCTGCTGCTCGCCGAGCCTCCACCTCAGTTGCTGATGCTCGACGAGCCGACGAACAACCTCGACCTGGCGAGCGTGGCGCAGTTGAAGGACGCTCTGGCCTCGTACAGCGGTGCGCTGATCATCGCGAGCCACGATCTCCCGTTCCTGCGGGACATCGGGATCACTCGCTGGGTAGAGCTGACACCTGAGTCGCTGACCGACATCGATCCGTTGTAG
- a CDS encoding DUF6343 family protein — MAFEPPPPRSALTLRIVLSAFGVVLFAAATVLAVGYDLPTGWVIAFGALGVVALVDLVVVAWRKHSENS, encoded by the coding sequence ATGGCCTTCGAACCACCCCCGCCGCGTAGCGCGTTGACGCTGCGGATCGTGTTGTCGGCGTTCGGGGTGGTGCTGTTCGCGGCGGCTACGGTGCTGGCTGTCGGCTACGACCTGCCGACGGGGTGGGTGATCGCCTTCGGGGCGCTCGGCGTGGTCGCCCTGGTGGACCTGGTGGTTGTTGCCTGGCGCAAGCATTCGGAAAACAGTTGA